In a single window of the Acidobacteriota bacterium genome:
- a CDS encoding type II toxin-antitoxin system PemK/MazF family toxin has product MPNYSKFDVVLVKFPFSDLSGSKVRPAVVVNASHISTDIFFVPLTSKTNRLLPGEFVLTDWKAAGLNVETSAKRGIYTLKESLILKRVGALSIQDSDQIELSLRSWLGFN; this is encoded by the coding sequence ATGCCGAACTACTCAAAGTTTGATGTCGTTCTCGTAAAGTTTCCTTTCTCAGATCTTTCAGGTTCCAAAGTAAGACCTGCCGTTGTCGTCAACGCTTCGCATATTTCAACCGACATATTCTTTGTCCCGCTCACAAGCAAAACTAACAGGTTGCTGCCCGGTGAGTTTGTGCTTACCGACTGGAAGGCCGCAGGGCTAAACGTAGAAACGTCAGCGAAGCGTGGCATTTATACCTTAAAAGAATCACTTATCCTGAAGCGAGTTGGGGCACTTTCAATTCAAGACTCGGATCAGATTGAGCTTTCGTTAAGGAGCTGGCTCGGTTTCAACTAA